ACGCTATGTCTACTCCAGACGGATAGAAGAAGGCACCCTGAGAGCAGTACCCGCCAAATGTTTCAGTGAGCCCATTGCATTTGTAGGCTGCGGGGGGATTCAGATAGTTATTAGTGCCATTGGGCCCCAAAACACCAAAGTAGTGCGCTGTGTACACACGTGTGGAACTTCCCGGAGGATAAACCTCTGATGCGTACCCCGACCGTCGATCTGTCTCCTCGGTACTGCTGGGACAAAAGTAGATGGGGATCGCTGTGGCTGCCACGCGAATCTTGTCGGCGTCGAGGTAGTTGCCCTGTTTGAAATTGAACTGGTCGAACAGAGGCTTTTGTTCAATAAATGGAAGGAGGACTACTAGCCAGGAAGCCTGATTACTGCTGAAACCGGGAGGGGGGAACCTGTTATGCGTCTGATGGTAGTTTAACAGACCAAGGGCAATTTGCTTCAGATTATTTGTGCACTGGGAACGTCGTGCGGCTTCCCGGGCTGCCTGCACGGCTGGCAGGAGGAGCGCTATCAGGATACCTATGATAGCGATGACCACCAGGAGTTCAACGAGCGTAAACGCTTTGCGATGAGACGCCATTGTCGTTTCTCCTTCCTCTTAGCGTTTGGAAAAGGCCTACCTTACCCCATGCGAAAACCACTTTACCGCTCCCAGGGCCAAATGTCAACCAATTTGTGCACTCTGAATTAACCCTTAACCCCAGTTTTGGCTTGGAGGGGGAGACGCCCGACGCTCGACTTTTTCAGGGCAATTCGTGGATTGCCCCTACGGCTGATCCGACTGGCTATAGGTGGGCACACGGCCACCGGCCGGGCGCCAGCCATCACCCCAAATTTTGCCCTTGCCTCACGAGCTAGGACTCCGCTAAACTTGTCCGCTCGACGAAGTCTCCGGCGGCTTATGGCAATCTGGGAAGATTTGGTAGGACCCAGTGGTTTGCACCATCATCCGACGGCACCTTCGCCTGTCACGAGAATGTTTGGGGCGTACAATAGAGTCTGAACGCGGCAGGAGGCCATCTCCGAACGTCCAGGTCCGATGAGCACCTGGAAAAAGGGATCACGGCGAATGGAAGGTCTCGCCATACTTCTCCCACCAGGCACGGAGGTCACCGCTTGGCACACGTGGGAGCGAATCTCCACCATGCCGCTCAGTCCCTATTCGGACGTCAAAGAACAAATTCGCCAGGCGATTGATATCGTCGATCTAGTGGAGCGCTATATCCCTCTCCGCCGTCAGGGGCGGGGATTTGTGGGGCTCTGCCCGTGGCATGACGACCACCATCCCAGCCTGCAGGTCAATCCGGAACGCCAGTGCTTTCGCTGCTTCGTCTGTGACATCGGCGGAGACATTTTTAGCTTCGTCATGCGGATAGAAAACGTCGAGTTCCCCGAAGCCCTGGCCATGCTGGCCGAGATGGCGGGAATTCCCCTTCCACGAACCGGAGGCAAACCGAGTGCAACAGACCGCAAGCAGGAGCTGTTCCGTGTCATGGCCTGGGCGGAGCAGCAGTACCATGCCTGCCTGCTTGAATCTTCCGAAGCAGCGACCGCACGCCAGTACCTTCGGGAAAGGGGCATCTCGGAAGAGAGCATCCGAAAATTCCGACTCGGATTTTCCCCACTTCAGCCGGATTGGATTCTCCGTCGGGCACGGCGGGACCAAATCGACCCCAAACTGCTGGTGACGGTCGGCATCCTTACGTCGGCACAAACTCGCGATTGGATCGATCGCTTCCGCGGTCGGGTCCTCTTTTCTATCCGCGATGTCCAGGGCAGAGCGGTGGGTTTCGGGGGGCGGGTGCTCCCCCAGATGGCTGATACGACGCCCGCCAAGTACGTGAACTCGCCAGAGACCCCGCTTTTTGCCAAAAGTCGGCTCCTTTATGGGCTTGATCTTGCGCGGGAAGCCTTCCGTCGCACCCGAACAGCGCTGGTTATGGAGGGCTACACCGACGTCATCATGGCGCATCAGCACGGCTTTTCTAACGCCGTGGCGGTGCTCGGCACGGCGCTGGCCGACTCTCATTTGCGGCTGCTCCAACGATATGTGGATCGGGTCGTGCTGGTGCTGGATGGCGACGAGGCGGGTCGGCGGCGTGCAGCGCAGGTGCTGGAGTTGTTTGTCGCCCGGCAGATCGACCTTCAGGTCCTCACGCTGCCCGACGATCTTGATCCCTGCGATTATCTGCTTCGGTATGGTGCCGCCGGTTTTCAGGAAGCCCTTGACGAGCGAACCGTTGATGCCCTGGACCATGCGTTTGCCGCTGCCACGTACGGTGTCGATCTGGAGAACGATGTGGCGGGTGTGAGTCGGGCAACCGATCAGTTGCTGAGTGTGATTGCCAAAGCGCCGGCCAGGCTGGGCGAACACTCTGCTCAGCAGCAGGCCCGGGAATGGAAGATCCTCTCGCGACTGGCGTTGCTCACGCGTATCGATGAGGGGGTTCTCCGCCGGCGATTGGAAGAACTGCGGCGTGGGCAAACGCGACCGCGTGTTGTTCCCGCGGTTCCCTCGCGTCCGACCCTGGATGGTTGGCATCGCACTTTTCTGGAGTTTCTGGTGGCGGTTCCCGAGGGAATCCGACGATTACGGGAACATTTTTCAGTGAATGATTTGACCTCCCCATTCGCCCGGCAGATCTATCAGGCCGCCCTGGATCTGTTGGAAATGGGGCAGCCGGTTGATTTCGAACATTTGATGTTGGCGCTCGACGACGCTGCGCTGCATAATGTCCTGGTGGATGTGGAGCAGACGGCTCGGGAAAAGAAGGTTTCCGAGCAGAATCCGGATGAATTGCTAGATGGGCTTCTGCGAAGCCATACCGCACGCATTGCTCAGTTGCAGGCTTCCCAGTTGGCCCATGCTTTGCGTAAAGGAGGACTGGCACCGGAAGAAGAGCTCGACTTGTTGAAACGGATCATGGATCAGCAGAAAAACCGCCAGAAGTGGTCCGAGCCCACGGAAGGGTGAGGTTTCTGGCGTCGGGAAATCGGCGATTCCCGCGCATCATTTAATCGCGGTTTCCCGTTATCTGGCTGGCTTTCGGCACGGAAGCACGAAAGGAGGCGACCCGTGAAACAGGCCGACAAGGAGTTGCAACGGCTTCTTGCTCAAGGACGAGCCCAGGGTTATCTGACGTACGACCAGGTCATCAGTTATCTTCCCGATCAGGAAACACGGCCGCAACGGTTGGATCGGCTCATCACGGCCCTGGAAGAAGCGGGGATTGAGCTGGTCAACCGGCCGCCGGTGGGATCCAACGGGGAGGCCGCAAGCAAGGACGTCGCTTCTCCCGCCGAAGATCCCCTCCTCAAAGACCCACTCCTCCGCGATTTGCTGCCTGGTCAAAAAGCCAAATGGAATAGCGATCCCATCCGGCTGTATCTCAGCCAGATGGCCAACATTCCCTTGCTGACGCGGCAGCAGGAGATCGCCCTCGCTAAGAAAATTGAGGTCACCCGCAAGCGATTCCGGCGCACGGTGATGGGGTGCCATCTGGTACTCAAACAGGCAGTTCAAACGCTGGAGGCGGTCCAGCGCGGGGAACTGGCGTTCGATCGCACCCTCAAGATGTCGCTCACCGATCAATTGACGAAGAGCCAGATTCTGGGCCGGATGCCGCACAACCTGCGGACTCTGCGCGGCTTGATGGCTGCCAATGAGCGGGACTTCAAGCGACTGATCAACCGGCGAACTCCTCCGGAAATCAAGGCCAAGGCACGGCGTCGCTTTTTGGCTCGTCGCGCAAGGATGCTGATCCTCGTGGAAGAACTGGGATTGCGGACGCGGCGCGTTCAGGCCATGATGCAGCAGATGCGGGATGTTCTCAAGCGGATGGAAGAGATTCGCGCCCGACTCCGTGAGCTGAAAACACAGCCGGGGGAATTGGGAGAACGCGATCGACTGCGGCGGGAACTGTGCGATCTGATGCTAGCGACTCAGGAAAGCCCGCGGAGTTTGCGGAGCCGGTGTGAAAAGATGGAGGCCCATTTCCGGGACTACACCGAGGCGAAACGCGAGCTTTCCAACAGTAATCTTCGGTTGGTTGTTTCTGTGGCCAAGCGATACCGGAACCGGGGGTTGAGCTTCCTGGATCTCATTCAGGAAGGCAACACGGGATTGATGAGGGCGGTGGATAAGTTCGAGTATCGGCGGGGATTCAAATTCTCCACTTATGCCACGTGGTGGATTCGGCAGGCCATCACCCGGGCGCTGGCAGAACACTCGCGGACGATCCGTATCCCTGTTCACATCATTGATCAGATCGGTAAACTGAAAAATGTATCTCGCCGGCTGATGCACGAACTGGGACGTGAGCCGACGCCGGAGGAGATGGCCCGGGCGGCCCAGGTGCCCGTTGACGAGGCCAACCGGCTGCTGGAAATGGGGCGTCAACCCAGCAGTTTGGATCGGCCGGTGGGAGAAGACGAGGACGGCGCGTTCAGCGAGTTGATTGCCGACCGCAACCTCGACAGACCGGAGTATGTCGCCCATCGAGAGTTGCTCAGAGAAAAAATCGAAAGCTTGCTTAAAACGCTCACCTACCGCGAACGGGAGATTATCCGCTTGCGGTACGGATTGCGGGATGGCTATGCATACACGTTGGAGGACGTGGGACGGATCTTCAAGGTCACCCGCGAGCGCGTCCGTCAAATTGAAGCCGACGCGATGGAAAAGCTTCAACATCCCGTGCGAGCGAAACAACTGGAAGCTTTCGCGAATGAACTGGTGGCGTAGTACCGCCGCCGTTTTGAGGGCCCGAGGCGGGCTGTCCGTACAGGACAGCCCTTTTTTTATTCCTCTGAGGAGGTAGCTCTATGACATCCCAGGCGCAAACAGTTCCGGAGATACTTCGGCGTATCCACAGCCTTTACCTGCAACTGGATGAACTGCGGGGCCGCCTGATG
This is a stretch of genomic DNA from Thermogutta terrifontis. It encodes these proteins:
- a CDS encoding DUF1559 domain-containing protein; translation: MASHRKAFTLVELLVVIAIIGILIALLLPAVQAAREAARRSQCTNNLKQIALGLLNYHQTHNRFPPPGFSSNQASWLVVLLPFIEQKPLFDQFNFKQGNYLDADKIRVAATAIPIYFCPSSTEETDRRSGYASEVYPPGSSTRVYTAHYFGVLGPNGTNNYLNPPAAYKCNGLTETFGGYCSQGAFFYPSGVDIASVRDGSSNTLFVGEIAWPDMPYYRAYTRGYFTDNRGTLLLFTKNVQYPINSRNTTTWNNTSFGSLHPGGVHFALVDGSVRFVTQYIEQNVYMALASRNGDEAVTMP
- the dnaG gene encoding DNA primase, whose translation is MEGLAILLPPGTEVTAWHTWERISTMPLSPYSDVKEQIRQAIDIVDLVERYIPLRRQGRGFVGLCPWHDDHHPSLQVNPERQCFRCFVCDIGGDIFSFVMRIENVEFPEALAMLAEMAGIPLPRTGGKPSATDRKQELFRVMAWAEQQYHACLLESSEAATARQYLRERGISEESIRKFRLGFSPLQPDWILRRARRDQIDPKLLVTVGILTSAQTRDWIDRFRGRVLFSIRDVQGRAVGFGGRVLPQMADTTPAKYVNSPETPLFAKSRLLYGLDLAREAFRRTRTALVMEGYTDVIMAHQHGFSNAVAVLGTALADSHLRLLQRYVDRVVLVLDGDEAGRRRAAQVLELFVARQIDLQVLTLPDDLDPCDYLLRYGAAGFQEALDERTVDALDHAFAAATYGVDLENDVAGVSRATDQLLSVIAKAPARLGEHSAQQQAREWKILSRLALLTRIDEGVLRRRLEELRRGQTRPRVVPAVPSRPTLDGWHRTFLEFLVAVPEGIRRLREHFSVNDLTSPFARQIYQAALDLLEMGQPVDFEHLMLALDDAALHNVLVDVEQTAREKKVSEQNPDELLDGLLRSHTARIAQLQASQLAHALRKGGLAPEEELDLLKRIMDQQKNRQKWSEPTEG
- a CDS encoding sigma-70 family RNA polymerase sigma factor; this translates as MKQADKELQRLLAQGRAQGYLTYDQVISYLPDQETRPQRLDRLITALEEAGIELVNRPPVGSNGEAASKDVASPAEDPLLKDPLLRDLLPGQKAKWNSDPIRLYLSQMANIPLLTRQQEIALAKKIEVTRKRFRRTVMGCHLVLKQAVQTLEAVQRGELAFDRTLKMSLTDQLTKSQILGRMPHNLRTLRGLMAANERDFKRLINRRTPPEIKAKARRRFLARRARMLILVEELGLRTRRVQAMMQQMRDVLKRMEEIRARLRELKTQPGELGERDRLRRELCDLMLATQESPRSLRSRCEKMEAHFRDYTEAKRELSNSNLRLVVSVAKRYRNRGLSFLDLIQEGNTGLMRAVDKFEYRRGFKFSTYATWWIRQAITRALAEHSRTIRIPVHIIDQIGKLKNVSRRLMHELGREPTPEEMARAAQVPVDEANRLLEMGRQPSSLDRPVGEDEDGAFSELIADRNLDRPEYVAHRELLREKIESLLKTLTYREREIIRLRYGLRDGYAYTLEDVGRIFKVTRERVRQIEADAMEKLQHPVRAKQLEAFANELVA